Proteins encoded within one genomic window of Flavobacterium oreochromis:
- a CDS encoding T9SS type B sorting domain-containing protein, which produces MLKRYPLLLVFFIGFYSNAQFISVETNRTSDDLVRNILTQSVCINVSNVKSSTGTNFGSTNGIGYFKNTNPSFPLSEGVILSTGDAIKSIGPNTSRLQDGSDTWPGDNDLRTIFTTDPAFPPNFVNATKLEFDFSTLSSYVEFPFVFTSEEYGTYQCNTYDGVAILLTHPDGRVENLAVVPNTNTPISVESIRNNLYNSSCNSANSTFFGSFNGGINSTTSAINYNGQTTLLKVSKNDLIPGATYHLKVVIGDRNVTSDDSAIFLGKANFTLNTSLLGPDLTLCTNEGANESYTLQTGLNPSAYDFEWKDQNNNSIGSNSPDLTVNQAGTYRLTYYIKSTPCIAGQDDIKISYQSSFSSITPKNLYKCDTNSSNYDFDLSFNQSLLNPTGNLKISFYESQSDAQQNINPIHNNYNVPTNMLPKSIWVRIENQNGCYNTKSFDLLLTASPSLIQPADITKCENIMGTGETSISKQEFLILTNNLLNGLSNSIYQINYHLKADFSDAPIDTSTSFFTKSTTIYIKLFVKTETNCFVSQSFKITTIPRPTLKIIKDQYVCSLYTLPIESNGTQYWSGPNQTGTNWPAGTDITVDGTVVYQYLNNSTLSDCYSENSFIVHIVKPNQLTPLVLTSCDSYVVPAPRVPGSKYYLDSALTQEISPGTNITTIGETTLYVSFAFSDPSCPPIITNFKINISKSPTMSNSFTNLFSCTPMDNLPVLTTDIGTANYYTYDNQTATYTLLHFPITQTTHVYAYASNNNCKSNISDFWVYIGDIGLKNIDSCSKSYILDKPILGEFRDAPNGGGNLISTPKTITKNTTIYHYIAGANCTYNTSFNINFHQPFLTSPPEVNACINYILPTENQGGRYFILQGGPNTPGNIELFPNNEIKTSTTLWIYKESNTAPSTLTTKCYNEVPWKITIFSKPAIDVRGDQITCFKYELTPLKNGKYYQDPNGQNLITNLTIDSSDLRPGIEQTTRIKTIYIYSVNPVVSNCFSESSFTITFDSLEVPAQTDKLVCNSYTLPNLPTNMLYYDSPMDPAHPELPHPGKMIPPGTTYNALNVISPIYVYTSTNNKLKCIDEKSFKLTIIPQPIASKNVKMIPACDEFQDPYDGIYEFDLSKLNSQVLGNSTSPNDLKVEYFKSFNEANDINAIALNTTYKNEIPFTQSIWARLSSTKIKSCFDVSNEIKLIVNPLPKSDLQPEYIICEDHETGTLYNQAVLETGLSSNDYKFQWSYNGTPLSSKTSSITTSQDGNYSVTITNNNTNCTKNYTTKVTKYTPYLILEYSNAFETPSYISVTVLGNGSGNYSYQLDNGNYQDSNLFYNVSSGEHSISSKDNLGHCSPAPITISIINHPKYFTPNGDGYNDYWNITDLRITNPTASIQVFDRYEKLIQRFTPNSKGWDGTYEGIPLPADDYWFTVEYDEKNYRKIFKSHFTLKR; this is translated from the coding sequence ATGCTTAAGAGATACCCACTTTTATTAGTCTTTTTTATAGGCTTTTATTCTAATGCTCAATTCATTTCAGTTGAAACAAATCGTACTTCAGATGATTTAGTACGCAATATCTTAACTCAATCAGTATGTATAAATGTATCTAATGTTAAGAGTTCTACTGGAACAAATTTTGGATCAACAAATGGAATTGGTTATTTTAAAAATACAAATCCATCTTTTCCCCTCAGTGAAGGGGTTATTTTGAGTACAGGAGATGCTATAAAATCTATAGGACCTAATACATCTAGGCTACAAGATGGTTCTGACACATGGCCTGGAGACAATGATTTAAGAACTATTTTTACGACAGATCCTGCCTTTCCTCCCAATTTTGTAAATGCAACAAAGTTAGAATTTGATTTTAGTACATTGAGTTCTTATGTAGAATTTCCTTTTGTATTTACTTCTGAGGAATATGGAACTTATCAATGTAATACTTACGACGGAGTTGCAATATTACTTACACATCCTGATGGTCGAGTAGAAAATCTTGCCGTAGTACCTAACACAAATACTCCTATTTCAGTAGAAAGCATTCGAAACAATTTATATAATTCCAGTTGTAATTCAGCTAACTCTACATTTTTTGGTAGTTTTAATGGAGGGATCAACTCTACTACTTCTGCAATCAATTATAACGGGCAAACGACATTATTAAAAGTTAGTAAAAATGATTTAATACCTGGAGCTACTTATCATCTTAAAGTCGTTATTGGAGATCGAAATGTAACCAGTGATGACTCTGCTATTTTTTTAGGGAAAGCTAATTTTACTTTAAATACTTCTCTTTTAGGACCAGATCTAACACTATGTACTAATGAGGGTGCAAACGAATCTTACACATTACAAACTGGATTAAATCCTTCTGCATATGATTTTGAATGGAAAGATCAAAACAACAACTCTATAGGAAGTAATTCACCTGATTTAACTGTAAATCAAGCAGGAACTTACCGTCTTACTTATTATATAAAATCCACTCCTTGTATTGCTGGACAAGATGATATTAAGATTAGTTATCAGTCATCTTTTTCTAGTATTACTCCTAAAAATTTATATAAATGTGATACAAATTCAAGTAATTATGATTTTGATCTAAGTTTTAACCAATCTTTATTAAACCCAACTGGAAATTTAAAAATTAGTTTTTATGAAAGTCAATCAGATGCCCAACAAAATATAAATCCTATACATAACAACTATAATGTTCCTACAAATATGCTTCCAAAGTCTATTTGGGTAAGAATTGAAAATCAAAATGGTTGTTATAATACAAAATCCTTTGACTTATTACTTACAGCTAGCCCTTCTTTAATACAGCCTGCAGATATTACAAAATGCGAAAATATTATGGGAACTGGAGAAACTTCTATTTCTAAACAAGAATTTTTAATTCTTACAAATAATTTACTTAATGGATTATCAAATTCTATTTATCAAATAAATTATCATTTAAAAGCTGATTTCAGCGATGCTCCCATAGATACTTCTACTTCTTTCTTTACAAAGAGCACTACTATTTATATAAAGTTATTTGTAAAAACAGAAACTAATTGTTTTGTATCTCAATCATTTAAAATAACTACAATTCCTAGACCTACATTAAAAATAATAAAGGATCAATATGTTTGTAGTCTATATACTTTACCCATAGAATCAAATGGTACGCAATATTGGTCAGGACCTAACCAAACTGGAACGAATTGGCCAGCAGGAACAGACATAACTGTTGACGGAACAGTGGTATATCAATATCTTAACAACAGTACCCTTAGTGATTGTTATTCTGAAAATTCTTTTATAGTACATATTGTAAAACCAAACCAGCTAACCCCTTTAGTTTTAACAAGCTGTGATAGCTACGTTGTTCCTGCTCCTAGAGTCCCTGGATCAAAATATTATTTAGACAGTGCATTAACTCAAGAAATATCACCAGGAACTAATATTACTACAATTGGGGAAACGACTTTATATGTTAGTTTTGCTTTTTCTGATCCTAGTTGTCCTCCTATTATTACTAATTTTAAAATAAATATCTCAAAAAGTCCAACAATGAGTAACAGTTTTACTAATTTATTTAGCTGTACTCCTATGGATAATCTACCTGTACTAACTACTGATATTGGAACAGCAAACTATTATACTTATGATAATCAAACTGCTACTTACACATTATTACATTTTCCTATTACACAAACAACTCATGTATATGCTTACGCTAGTAATAATAATTGTAAATCAAACATTTCTGATTTTTGGGTTTATATAGGAGATATTGGACTAAAAAACATTGATTCATGTAGTAAGTCTTATATTTTAGATAAACCTATTTTAGGTGAGTTTAGAGATGCTCCTAATGGAGGTGGTAACTTAATAAGTACTCCTAAAACTATTACCAAAAACACAACTATCTATCATTATATTGCAGGAGCAAATTGTACATATAATACTTCTTTTAATATTAATTTTCATCAACCCTTTTTAACAAGCCCTCCAGAAGTAAATGCTTGTATAAATTATATTTTACCTACAGAAAATCAAGGTGGAAGATATTTTATATTACAAGGAGGACCTAATACCCCTGGAAATATTGAATTATTCCCTAATAATGAAATAAAAACTAGCACAACACTTTGGATTTACAAAGAATCAAATACAGCTCCAAGTACATTAACTACTAAATGTTATAATGAAGTTCCTTGGAAAATTACTATATTTAGTAAACCTGCCATTGATGTTCGAGGTGATCAAATTACATGTTTTAAATATGAATTAACTCCTTTAAAAAATGGTAAATATTACCAAGATCCTAATGGTCAAAACCTTATTACTAATTTAACAATAGATAGTAGTGACCTAAGACCTGGTATAGAACAAACAACTAGAATAAAAACGATATATATATATTCAGTGAATCCTGTGGTATCAAATTGTTTTAGTGAAAGTTCATTTACTATAACTTTTGATAGCTTAGAAGTTCCTGCCCAAACAGATAAATTAGTTTGTAATTCATATACTCTTCCAAATCTTCCAACAAATATGCTATACTATGATAGTCCTATGGATCCTGCTCATCCAGAACTACCTCATCCTGGCAAGATGATTCCTCCTGGAACTACCTATAATGCTCTAAATGTTATAAGCCCTATTTATGTGTATACTAGTACAAACAATAAATTAAAATGTATAGATGAAAAGAGCTTTAAATTAACTATTATACCTCAACCTATAGCATCTAAAAATGTTAAGATGATACCTGCTTGTGATGAATTTCAAGATCCTTATGATGGCATATATGAATTTGATTTAAGCAAACTAAACTCACAAGTCTTAGGAAATAGTACTTCACCTAATGATTTAAAAGTTGAATATTTCAAAAGTTTCAATGAAGCAAATGATATAAATGCAATTGCTTTAAATACAACATATAAAAATGAAATTCCTTTTACCCAATCTATTTGGGCGAGATTATCAAGTACTAAAATAAAATCTTGTTTTGATGTTAGTAATGAAATAAAACTAATAGTTAATCCATTACCAAAATCTGATCTACAACCAGAATATATTATTTGTGAAGATCATGAGACAGGTACTTTATACAATCAGGCTGTTTTAGAAACAGGCTTATCATCTAATGATTATAAATTTCAATGGAGTTATAACGGTACTCCTTTAAGCAGTAAAACGTCCTCTATAACTACCTCTCAAGATGGCAATTACAGTGTAACAATAACCAATAACAATACAAATTGTACCAAAAATTATACGACAAAAGTAACGAAATACACTCCTTATTTAATCTTAGAATATAGTAATGCTTTTGAAACTCCATCTTATATTAGCGTAACGGTTTTAGGCAATGGTTCAGGCAATTATAGTTATCAACTAGATAACGGTAATTACCAAGATAGTAACCTATTCTATAATGTTAGTTCTGGAGAACATAGTATTAGTTCAAAAGATAATTTAGGACATTGTAGCCCTGCACCTATTACAATTTCAATAATTAATCACCCAAAATATTTTACTCCTAACGGTGATGGCTATAATGATTATTGGAATATTACTGACTTAAGAATAACAAATCCTACGGCTTCTATTCAAGTTTTTGATCGTTATGAAAAATTAATCCAACGTTTTACTCCCAATTCTAAAGGATGGGATGGAACATACGAAGGTATTCCTCTCCCTGCTGATGACTATTGGTTTACTGTAGAATACGATGAAAAAAACTACAGAAAAATCTTTAAATCTCATTTTACTTTAAAAAGATAA
- the argS gene encoding arginine--tRNA ligase, with the protein MTLQQILTEKIKVAVAQLFEVSLDKVEFQATRREFEGDITMVVFPLLKLIKGNPVEIGSKIGDYLVQNVAEIEKFNVVQGFLNLVVTDRYYVDFFNTARKIEQFGFKTSTPDDKAVMVEYSSPNTNKPLHLGHIRNNLLGYAVAEIVKASGKKVYKTQIVNDRGIHICKSMLAWQESGQDQTPESTGLKGDKLVGNFYVEFDKQYKNEIKELITAGHTEEEAKKIAPSILNAQEMLRKWESGDEEVVALWKKMNQWVYDGFGVTYKNLGVDFDSYYYESNTYLLGKDVVEEGLQKGVFYKKEDGSVWIDLTAEGLDEKLVLRADGTSVYMTQDIGTAIQRVKDNPDVGGMVYTVGNEQDYHFKVLFLILKKLGYDWAEQLYHLSYGMVELPSGKMKSREGTVVDADDLMAEMTATAQSISEELGKLDGYTDQEKTDLYKIIGLGALKYYMLKVDPKKTMMFNPEESVDFNGNTGPFIQYTYARIQSILRKADFDYSADIILEELQEKEKELIKQIALFPEIIQNAAINHSPALVANYTYDLVKEFNSFYQNVSILGEENLNKKIFRVQLAKLVGDTIRLAFSLLGIQVPERM; encoded by the coding sequence ATGACATTACAACAAATTCTTACGGAAAAAATTAAAGTTGCCGTTGCGCAATTGTTTGAGGTTTCACTTGATAAAGTAGAATTTCAGGCTACCCGTAGGGAATTTGAAGGAGATATCACCATGGTAGTTTTTCCTTTATTAAAATTAATAAAAGGAAATCCTGTGGAAATAGGAAGTAAGATAGGTGATTATTTAGTTCAAAACGTAGCCGAAATAGAAAAGTTTAACGTTGTACAAGGTTTCTTAAACTTAGTAGTAACAGATCGTTATTACGTAGATTTTTTTAATACAGCTAGAAAAATTGAACAATTTGGTTTTAAAACATCTACCCCTGATGATAAGGCTGTTATGGTAGAATATTCTTCACCTAATACGAATAAACCATTACACTTAGGTCATATTCGTAATAATTTATTAGGATATGCAGTAGCGGAGATAGTAAAAGCATCAGGAAAAAAAGTGTATAAAACACAAATTGTAAATGATCGTGGTATTCATATTTGTAAATCTATGTTAGCATGGCAAGAATCTGGACAAGATCAAACACCTGAATCTACAGGCTTGAAAGGAGATAAGTTAGTAGGTAATTTTTATGTTGAATTTGATAAACAATATAAAAATGAAATAAAAGAATTAATCACCGCAGGTCATACTGAAGAAGAAGCAAAAAAAATAGCACCATCTATCTTAAATGCTCAAGAAATGCTTCGTAAGTGGGAATCAGGAGATGAAGAAGTAGTAGCTTTATGGAAAAAAATGAACCAATGGGTATACGATGGTTTTGGTGTTACCTATAAAAATTTAGGTGTTGATTTTGATTCGTATTATTATGAAAGTAATACCTACTTGCTAGGAAAAGACGTGGTAGAAGAAGGACTGCAAAAAGGAGTCTTTTATAAAAAAGAAGACGGATCTGTTTGGATTGATTTAACTGCTGAAGGATTAGATGAAAAATTAGTTTTACGTGCCGATGGAACATCTGTTTATATGACACAAGATATAGGAACAGCTATCCAACGTGTAAAAGATAATCCTGATGTGGGAGGAATGGTCTATACAGTAGGAAATGAACAAGACTATCATTTTAAAGTTTTATTTTTAATTCTCAAAAAATTAGGTTACGATTGGGCAGAACAATTGTACCATCTATCCTATGGTATGGTAGAATTACCTTCAGGAAAAATGAAATCAAGAGAAGGAACTGTAGTAGATGCGGATGATTTAATGGCTGAAATGACAGCTACTGCTCAATCTATTTCAGAAGAGTTAGGGAAATTAGATGGTTATACTGATCAAGAAAAGACCGACTTATATAAAATAATTGGTTTAGGAGCACTTAAGTATTATATGCTAAAAGTTGATCCTAAAAAAACAATGATGTTTAATCCAGAAGAATCAGTTGATTTTAATGGAAACACAGGTCCTTTTATTCAGTATACCTATGCTCGTATTCAATCTATTTTAAGAAAAGCAGATTTTGATTATTCAGCAGATATTATTTTAGAAGAATTACAGGAAAAAGAGAAAGAGTTAATCAAGCAAATTGCTTTATTTCCAGAAATTATCCAAAATGCAGCAATTAATCATAGTCCTGCTTTAGTAGCTAATTATACATATGATTTAGTAAAAGAATTTAATTCCTTCTATCAAAATGTATCAATTTTGGGTGAAGAAAATTTGAATAAAAAGATTTTTAGAGTTCAGCTGGCTAAATTAGTTGGAGATACTATCCGATTGGCATTTAGTTTATTAGGAATCCAAGTTCCAGAAAGAATGTAA
- the uvrB gene encoding excinuclease ABC subunit UvrB, producing MKFQVVSNFAPMGDQPQAIKKLAEGIQNDEKYQTLLGVTGSGKTFTVANVVQEVQRPTLVLAHNKTLAAQLYSEFKQFFPNNSVQYFVSYYDYYQPEAYIPVTGTYIEKDLSINDELEKLRLSTTSALLSGRRDVLVVASVSCLYGIGNPIEFQKNVISIERNQEISRTKFLHRLVQSLYARTEADFNPGNFRIKGDTVEVFPSYADDPFRIHFFGDEIEEIEAFDAKTSKVIERYEKLNIYPANMFVTSPDVLQNAIWNIQQDLVKQVDYLKEIGKHLEAKRLEERTNFDLEMIRELGYCSGIENYSRYLDGREAGTRPFCLLDYFPDDFLMVVDESHVTISQVHAMYGGDRSRKENLVEYGFRLPAALDNRPLKFEEFEALQNQVIYVSATPADYELQKSEGIYIEQVIRPTGLLDPIIEVRPSANQIDDLIEEIQQRCEVDERVLVTTLTKRMAEELTKYLTKVSIRCRYIHSDVDTLERVEIMQDLRKGIFDVLIGVNLLREGLDLPEVSLVAILDADKEGFLRSHRSLTQTVGRAARNINGKAIMYADKITDSMQRTINETNYRREKQINFNTTHNLVPKALNKAIENHLSKNSANNYQHENSISKAAEPTTEYLSKPEIEKRIRDKRKAMEKAAKDLDFMQAAKLRDDIKALQEKLV from the coding sequence ATGAAATTCCAAGTTGTATCTAATTTTGCTCCTATGGGAGATCAACCTCAAGCTATAAAAAAATTGGCAGAGGGGATTCAAAATGATGAAAAATATCAAACGCTATTAGGTGTAACAGGATCTGGTAAAACTTTTACAGTGGCTAATGTTGTACAAGAAGTACAACGCCCTACTTTAGTACTTGCGCATAATAAAACATTAGCTGCTCAACTATATTCAGAATTTAAGCAATTCTTTCCTAATAATTCCGTACAATACTTTGTATCTTACTATGATTATTATCAACCAGAAGCTTATATTCCTGTAACAGGAACTTATATAGAAAAAGATTTATCTATTAATGATGAATTAGAAAAACTGCGTTTAAGTACAACTTCTGCTCTACTTTCAGGACGCAGAGATGTTTTAGTCGTAGCCTCTGTTTCATGCCTATACGGAATTGGGAACCCTATTGAATTTCAAAAAAATGTTATTTCAATTGAGCGAAATCAGGAAATTTCAAGAACAAAATTTTTACATCGTTTAGTTCAAAGTTTATATGCTCGGACCGAAGCTGATTTTAACCCTGGTAATTTTAGAATAAAAGGAGATACTGTTGAAGTTTTTCCTAGTTATGCCGATGATCCTTTTAGAATTCATTTTTTTGGTGATGAAATTGAAGAAATCGAAGCTTTTGATGCTAAAACATCTAAAGTAATAGAACGTTACGAAAAACTAAATATTTATCCTGCTAATATGTTTGTAACTTCACCAGACGTATTACAAAATGCTATTTGGAATATTCAACAAGACTTAGTTAAACAAGTAGATTATTTAAAAGAAATTGGCAAGCATTTAGAGGCAAAACGTTTAGAAGAAAGAACTAATTTTGATCTAGAAATGATACGTGAATTAGGTTATTGCTCTGGAATTGAAAATTACTCCAGATACCTAGATGGTCGTGAAGCAGGCACCCGCCCTTTCTGTCTATTAGATTATTTCCCAGATGATTTTTTAATGGTTGTAGACGAAAGCCATGTAACCATTTCGCAAGTACATGCTATGTATGGAGGAGATAGAAGTAGAAAAGAAAACTTAGTTGAATACGGCTTTAGATTACCTGCTGCTTTAGATAACCGTCCTCTTAAATTTGAAGAATTTGAAGCACTTCAAAATCAGGTGATTTATGTATCAGCTACGCCAGCTGATTATGAATTACAAAAATCAGAAGGAATTTATATAGAACAGGTAATTCGTCCAACAGGCTTATTAGATCCTATTATTGAAGTGCGTCCAAGTGCTAATCAAATAGATGATTTAATTGAAGAAATTCAACAACGTTGTGAGGTTGATGAACGAGTTTTAGTTACTACTTTAACTAAACGTATGGCAGAAGAATTAACTAAATACCTAACGAAGGTTTCTATACGTTGTCGTTATATTCATTCTGACGTGGACACATTAGAACGTGTCGAAATAATGCAAGATTTACGTAAAGGTATCTTTGATGTTTTAATTGGAGTTAATTTACTTCGTGAGGGCTTAGACTTACCAGAAGTATCTTTAGTAGCTATTTTAGATGCGGATAAAGAAGGTTTTTTACGTAGCCATCGGTCTTTAACACAAACTGTTGGTCGTGCTGCTCGTAATATTAACGGTAAAGCCATTATGTATGCTGATAAAATAACTGATTCTATGCAACGTACAATTAATGAAACCAATTACCGTCGTGAAAAACAAATCAATTTTAATACAACTCATAATTTAGTTCCAAAAGCTTTGAATAAAGCTATTGAAAATCATTTATCAAAAAATTCAGCAAATAATTATCAGCATGAAAATAGTATTTCTAAAGCTGCAGAACCAACAACAGAGTATCTAAGTAAACCTGAAATAGAAAAACGAATTCGTGATAAACGTAAAGCAATGGAAAAAGCGGCTAAAGATTTAGATTTTATGCAAGCAGCTAAATTGCGTGATGACATAAAAGCTTTACAAGAAAAATTAGTTTAA
- a CDS encoding thiamine diphosphokinase: MSSHHIIRDDQEPALIIANGAECSRELLDELLEWSPLVIVLDSAIERVIELGIKIDVLLGDFDRGFSPEYYKEKQYPLEIVHTPNQDKTDLEKAFDYLISKGHKAVNVVWATGKRADHTITNITNITSYKKELKIVILDDYSKIYLLPKKFEKWYTKNTIISLIPIGEVKGIKSKNLFYSLNNDTLTLGVRTGSSNFVTEDGIVMIEHEEGNLLLMECFD; the protein is encoded by the coding sequence ATGTCCTCACATCATATTATTCGAGATGATCAAGAACCTGCTTTAATAATTGCTAATGGAGCAGAGTGTTCTCGTGAATTATTAGATGAATTACTTGAATGGTCTCCATTAGTAATTGTATTAGATTCTGCAATAGAACGAGTTATTGAACTAGGTATTAAAATAGATGTTTTATTAGGTGATTTTGATCGTGGCTTTTCCCCTGAATACTACAAAGAAAAACAATACCCTTTAGAAATAGTTCATACTCCCAACCAAGATAAAACAGATTTAGAAAAGGCTTTTGATTATTTAATAAGCAAAGGACATAAAGCCGTTAACGTTGTTTGGGCTACAGGCAAACGAGCAGATCATACGATAACTAATATAACGAACATTACTAGTTATAAAAAAGAATTAAAAATTGTAATTCTTGACGATTATTCAAAAATTTATTTACTTCCTAAAAAATTTGAAAAGTGGTATACTAAAAACACTATTATTTCACTTATCCCTATAGGAGAAGTTAAAGGTATTAAGTCTAAAAATTTATTTTATTCTTTAAATAATGATACTTTAACTTTGGGGGTTAGAACTGGCAGTAGTAACTTTGTAACAGAAGATGGAATTGTAATGATTGAACATGAAGAGGGAAATCTACTTTTAATGGAATGTTTTGATTGA
- a CDS encoding alpha/beta hydrolase translates to MEERLIPIKKTARIIIAGNHQAKIAVVVLHGYGEMSNTFLKNIQIDSKIFWLAPEALNRFYLEGFSGKVGASWMTKELRNTDIKDNLDYLEEVWSEFKLKEKFEKVILLGFSQGGATAIRFAYQFFNKIDGLIVWASDFPNELESVFNDKTSHLKKIFVIGNNDPFFKSERQEKLKKELSNQGFKIISYCGKHSIDHLVLNEIIASF, encoded by the coding sequence ATGGAAGAACGATTGATACCAATAAAAAAAACTGCTAGAATTATAATTGCAGGAAATCATCAAGCAAAAATAGCAGTTGTTGTATTACATGGGTATGGAGAAATGAGTAATACTTTTTTGAAAAATATACAAATAGATTCAAAGATATTTTGGTTAGCACCAGAAGCTTTAAATCGATTTTATTTAGAAGGTTTCTCAGGGAAGGTGGGAGCTTCTTGGATGACTAAAGAGTTAAGAAATACTGATATTAAGGATAACTTAGACTATTTAGAAGAAGTATGGAGCGAGTTTAAACTTAAAGAAAAATTTGAAAAAGTTATTTTATTAGGTTTTTCGCAAGGAGGAGCTACAGCTATTCGTTTTGCCTATCAATTTTTTAATAAAATAGACGGTCTCATTGTATGGGCTAGTGATTTTCCTAATGAATTAGAAAGTGTTTTTAATGATAAGACTTCTCATCTAAAGAAAATTTTTGTAATAGGTAATAATGATCCATTTTTTAAGTCTGAACGGCAAGAAAAATTGAAAAAAGAACTATCCAATCAAGGTTTTAAAATAATCTCTTATTGTGGCAAGCACTCAATAGATCATCTAGTTTTAAATGAGATCATAGCAAGCTTTTAG
- a CDS encoding DUF4249 domain-containing protein: protein MKKIFLFLYSAIIILFFTNCEDVVNIPLETGTPKLVIDANLKWLPNTTGQNQTIKLSLTNNFYSNEIVPAHNAIITIQDTNNQIYNFNQVGNTTDYVCNNFAPVIGQAYTLKIIYQGDTYIASNTLLATPKIIEIKQENEKGINGKDQIRVKGFFQDNGNEKNYYLLKIDNSKIAFPEYRLLDDKFSQGNIMSGIFYNQIETNDKIKISLQSISEKHFFYMNKLLSISGQNGGGPFSTPPATLRGNIINQTNNDHFPFGYFNLSELSTQDYTVK from the coding sequence ATGAAAAAAATATTTTTATTCCTATATAGTGCGATCATAATATTATTCTTTACAAATTGTGAAGACGTAGTAAATATTCCACTAGAAACGGGTACTCCCAAACTAGTAATTGATGCTAATCTAAAATGGTTACCTAATACAACAGGACAAAATCAAACAATTAAACTGAGCTTAACGAATAATTTTTATTCTAATGAAATTGTACCCGCTCATAACGCTATCATTACAATACAAGACACTAATAATCAAATTTATAATTTCAATCAAGTAGGAAACACAACTGATTATGTTTGTAATAATTTCGCCCCTGTAATAGGACAAGCTTATACTTTAAAAATAATCTATCAAGGAGATACTTATATTGCTAGTAATACTTTACTTGCAACTCCAAAAATTATTGAAATTAAACAAGAAAATGAAAAAGGAATAAATGGTAAGGATCAAATACGAGTTAAGGGTTTTTTCCAAGATAATGGAAATGAAAAAAATTATTACTTATTAAAAATTGACAACAGTAAAATTGCTTTTCCTGAGTATCGATTATTAGATGACAAATTCTCTCAAGGAAACATCATGTCAGGTATTTTTTACAATCAGATAGAAACAAATGATAAAATAAAGATCAGCTTACAAAGTATTTCTGAAAAACATTTTTTCTACATGAATAAATTACTAAGTATTTCTGGACAAAATGGAGGGGGACCTTTCAGTACTCCTCCTGCTACTTTGCGTGGCAATATTATTAATCAAACGAATAATGATCATTTTCCTTTTGGATACTTTAATTTAAGTGAATTGTCTACTCAAGATTATACTGTAAAATAA